A window of Cygnus atratus isolate AKBS03 ecotype Queensland, Australia chromosome 24, CAtr_DNAZoo_HiC_assembly, whole genome shotgun sequence contains these coding sequences:
- the GPR61 gene encoding G-protein coupled receptor 61 codes for MEPSLPAPWAWNGSRAARALQPSPGPMPPNGTADGKPKDVASKSVGLFFMLLIDLTAIVGNAAVMTVIVKTPALRKFVFVFHLCLVDFLAALTLMPLEMLSGSSIFDSPVFGEAMCRVYLFLSVCFISMCILSISTINVERYYYVVHPMRYEVRMTVGLVACVLVGVWLKAVATSLVPVLGWLSPDRPPAPAGRGCSLQWSRGPYCKFFVVFFAAFYFLLPLLIIVVVYCSMFKVARVAAMHHGPLPTWMETPRRRSESLSSRSTMVTTSGAPRTTPQRTFGGGKAAAILLAVGGQFLFCWLPYFSFHLYTALSAQPLAGPAAETVVTWLGYFCFTSNPFFYGCLNRQIRGELGRLLTCFFKQPPEEDLRLPSREGSIEENFLQFLQGTGCPAEPRPRLDTPSPKRDQPPVDFRIPGQVGEDGAEGPERRGDGVHVPAAAPLDPEL; via the coding sequence ATGGagccctccctgcccgccccgTGGGCCTGGAACGGCTCTAGGGCGGCGCGGGCGCTGCAGCCCTCCCCGGGCCCCATGCCCCCCAACGGCACGGCCGACGGCAAGCCCAAGGACGTGGCCTCCAAGTCGGTGGGGCTCTTCTTCATGCTGCTCATCGACCTGACGGCCATCGTGGGCAACGCCGCCGTCATGACCGTCATCGTGAAGACGCCGGCGCTGCGCAAGTTCGTCTTCGTCTTCCACCTCTGCCTGGTGGACTTCCTGGCCGCCCTCACGCTCATGCCGCTGGAGATGCTCTCCGGCTCGTCCATCTTCGACAGCCCGGTTTTCGGCGAGGCCATGTGCCGCGTCTACCTGTTCCTCAGCGTCTGCTTCATCAGCATGTGCATCCTCTCCATCTCCACCATCAACGTGGAGCGCTACTACTACGTGGTGCACCCCATGCGCTACGAGGTGCGGATGACGGTGGGGCTGGTGGCCTGCGTGCTGGTGGGCGTCTGGCTCAAGGCCGTGGCCACCTCCCTCGTCCCCGTGCTGGGCTGGCTGTCCCCCGACCGCCCGCCAGCGCCTGCCGGCCGCGGCTGCTCCTTGCAATGGAGCCGCGGCCCCTACTGCAAGTTCTTCGTGGTCTTCTTCGCCGCCTTCTacttcctcctgcccctcctcaTCATCGTGGTGGTCTACTGCAGCATGTTCAAGGTGGCGCGGGTGGCTGCCATGCACCACGGCCCCCTGCCCACCTGGATGGAGACGCCGCGGCGGCGCTCCGAGTCGCTCAGCAGCCGCTCCACCATGGTGACCACCTCGGGGGCCCCCCGCACCACCCCGCAGAGGACGTTCGGGGGGGGCAAGGCGGCTGCCATCCTGCTGGCCGTGGGGGGCCAGTTCCTCTTCTGCTGGCTGCCCTACTTCTCCTTCCACCTCTACACGGCCCTGAGCGCCCAGCCCTtggcggggccggcggccgaGACCGTGGTCACCTGGCTGGGCTACTTCTGCTTTACCTCCAACCCCTTCTTCTACGGGTGCCTCAACCGGCAGATCCGCGGCGAGCTGGGCCGGCTCCTCACCTGCTTCTTCAAGCAGCCGCCCGAGGAGGACCTGCGGCTGCCCAGCCGCGAGGGCTCCATCGAGGAGAACTTCCTGCAGTTCCTCCAGGGCACCGGCtgccccgccgagccccggccccgcctcgacacccccagccccaagcGGGACCAGCCCCCCGTTGACTTCCGCATCCCGGGACAGGTCGGCGAGGACGGGGCCGAGGGGCCGGAGCGGCGCGGCGACGGGGTCCACGTGCCGGCGGCCGCCCCTCTCGACCCGGAGCTGTAG